The Bos taurus isolate L1 Dominette 01449 registration number 42190680 breed Hereford chromosome 18, ARS-UCD2.0, whole genome shotgun sequence genome has a window encoding:
- the CENPT gene encoding centromere protein T, with product MAYNFSPDSEPTTRTLLRQVLDTAVPRTPRRARSTRSGAQRDLLETPSSRRQRSQTKMTARRRSHTATSVDRLARVQASGHLEEQTPRTLLKNIILTAPESSIVMPEAVVKLVPSPQVVQPSRRKSSRGSLELQLPELEPPTTLAPGLLAPGRRKQRLRLSEFQQGMDWGHLSQEPRENADASSLTSSLNLTFAMPLQPQSVKRPGLARRPPTRRVVDVGTFLQDLRDTSLTVAPPGESHRTPVATVPMDTVLEDTQPFSQPLAGHSPSVHHSLPCPSPSGAKEVEGAASRRTRSSGPGLQNSYSGPGKPAQLLARKMEEVEAIAMGLPNTSSVSGEDGIEPLQNGVGEEAEESMEESMSVREVEKAAEEQGSARAEEPEGHTEVAAAAGSLGAIEAKEPEGSSEDEDTSGSLGPGKLCEGRLAWPELVGTIKEQDKGAAGLQGWVRWSGLSLL from the exons ATGGCCTACAACTTCAGCCCTGACAGCGAGCCCACGACACGCACACTGCTACGGCAGGTGCTGGATACAGCGGTCCCGCGCACACCGCGGCGAGCTCGGAGTACTCGGTCTGG TGCCCAGAGAGACCTGCTTGAAACACCTTCCTCTAGGAGGCAGAGGAGTCAAACAAAGATGACTGCCAGGCGTCGTTCTCATACAGCCACG TCTGTTGACAGATTGGCCCGTGTTCAAGCCAGTGGACACCTGGAGGAACAGACACCCCGGACTCTGTTGAAGAACATCATACTAACTG CTCCAGAATCTTCCATTGTAATGCCAGAGGCTGTGGTGAAGCTGGTGCCATCACCACAGGTGGTCCAGCCTTCCAGACGGAAAAGCAGTCGGGGCAG TCTGGAGCTGCAACTTCCTGAACTTGAGCCCCCCACAACCCTGGCTCCAGgtctgctggctcctggcagaaGGAAGCAGAGGCTGAGGTTGTCAGAGTTTCAGCAAGGAATGGACTGGGGGCATCTTTCCCAAG AGCCTCGTGAGAATGCTGATGCCTCTTCCCTCACCAG CTCTCTCAACTTGACCTTTGCCATGCCTCTCCAGCCACAATCAGTGAAGAGGCCTGGTTTGGCTCGTAGACCTCCTACTCGCCGAGTGGTAGATGTGGGTACATTTTTGCAGGATCTGCGAGATACTTCCCTGACGGTGGCTCCTCCAG GTGAGAGCCACAGAACCCCTGTTGCTACTGTGCCAATGGACACAGTGTTGGAGGACACCCAGCCCTTCTCTCAGCCCTTGGCTGGCCATTCCCCCAGTGTCCACCACTCCCTGCCTTGTCCCTCTCCCTCTGGGGCCAAAGAAGTGGAGGGGGCTGCCAGTCGCAGGACACGGAGCAGTGGGCCTGGACTTCAGAACAGCT ACTCAGGTCCTGGAAAACCAGCCCAGCTTCTGGCAAGAAAGATGGAGGAGGTTGAAGCCATTGCTATGGGCTTGCCAAACACCAGCAGTGTCTCTGGAGAAGATGGCATAGAGCCCCTACAGAATGGAGTAGGTGAGGAAGCAGAGGAAAGTATGGAAGAAAGCATGAGTGTGAGGGAAGTGGAGAAGGCAGCAGAAGAACAAGGATCTGCCAgggcagaagagcctgaaggACACACAGAGGTGGCGGCAGCAGCAGGATCCTTGGGGGCTATTGAGGCCAAGGAGCCAGAAGGATCTTCAGAGGATGAAGACACCTCTG GTAGTCTTGGGCCAGGGAAACTCTGTGAAGGGCGCCTTGCTTGGCCGGAGCTAGTTGGAACCATCAAAGAACAGGATAAAGGAGCTGCGGGCCTTCAAGGTTGGGTAAGATGGTCAGGCCTGAGCCTCCTATAA
- the CENPT gene encoding centromere protein T isoform X7, whose protein sequence is MAYNFSPDSEPTTRTLLRQVLDTAVPRTPRRARSTRSGCWSLHSAQRDLLETPSSRRQRSQTKMTARRRSHTATSVDRLARVQASGHLEEQTPRTLLKNIILTAPESSIVMPEAVVKLVPSPQVVQPSRRKSSRGSLELQLPELEPPTTLAPGLLAPGRRKQRLRLSEFQQGMDWGHLSQEPRENADASSLTSSLNLTFAMPLQPQSVKRPGLARRPPTRRVVDVGTFLQDLRDTSLTVAPPGESHRTPVATVPMDTVLEDTQPFSQPLAGHSPSVHHSLPCPSPSGAKEVEGAASRRTRSSGPGLQNSYSGPGKPAQLLARKMEEVEAIAMGLPNTSSVSGEDGIEPLQNGVGEEAEESMEESMSVREVEKAAEEQGSARAEEPEGHTEVAAAAGSLGAIEAKEPEGSSEDEDTSGSLGPGKLCEGRLAWPELVGTIKEQDKGAAGLQGWVRWSGLSLL, encoded by the exons ATGGCCTACAACTTCAGCCCTGACAGCGAGCCCACGACACGCACACTGCTACGGCAGGTGCTGGATACAGCGGTCCCGCGCACACCGCGGCGAGCTCGGAGTACTCGGTCTGG TTGCTGGTCTTTACACAGTGCCCAGAGAGACCTGCTTGAAACACCTTCCTCTAGGAGGCAGAGGAGTCAAACAAAGATGACTGCCAGGCGTCGTTCTCATACAGCCACG TCTGTTGACAGATTGGCCCGTGTTCAAGCCAGTGGACACCTGGAGGAACAGACACCCCGGACTCTGTTGAAGAACATCATACTAACTG CTCCAGAATCTTCCATTGTAATGCCAGAGGCTGTGGTGAAGCTGGTGCCATCACCACAGGTGGTCCAGCCTTCCAGACGGAAAAGCAGTCGGGGCAG TCTGGAGCTGCAACTTCCTGAACTTGAGCCCCCCACAACCCTGGCTCCAGgtctgctggctcctggcagaaGGAAGCAGAGGCTGAGGTTGTCAGAGTTTCAGCAAGGAATGGACTGGGGGCATCTTTCCCAAG AGCCTCGTGAGAATGCTGATGCCTCTTCCCTCACCAG CTCTCTCAACTTGACCTTTGCCATGCCTCTCCAGCCACAATCAGTGAAGAGGCCTGGTTTGGCTCGTAGACCTCCTACTCGCCGAGTGGTAGATGTGGGTACATTTTTGCAGGATCTGCGAGATACTTCCCTGACGGTGGCTCCTCCAG GTGAGAGCCACAGAACCCCTGTTGCTACTGTGCCAATGGACACAGTGTTGGAGGACACCCAGCCCTTCTCTCAGCCCTTGGCTGGCCATTCCCCCAGTGTCCACCACTCCCTGCCTTGTCCCTCTCCCTCTGGGGCCAAAGAAGTGGAGGGGGCTGCCAGTCGCAGGACACGGAGCAGTGGGCCTGGACTTCAGAACAGCT ACTCAGGTCCTGGAAAACCAGCCCAGCTTCTGGCAAGAAAGATGGAGGAGGTTGAAGCCATTGCTATGGGCTTGCCAAACACCAGCAGTGTCTCTGGAGAAGATGGCATAGAGCCCCTACAGAATGGAGTAGGTGAGGAAGCAGAGGAAAGTATGGAAGAAAGCATGAGTGTGAGGGAAGTGGAGAAGGCAGCAGAAGAACAAGGATCTGCCAgggcagaagagcctgaaggACACACAGAGGTGGCGGCAGCAGCAGGATCCTTGGGGGCTATTGAGGCCAAGGAGCCAGAAGGATCTTCAGAGGATGAAGACACCTCTGGTAG TCTTGGGCCAGGGAAACTCTGTGAAGGGCGCCTTGCTTGGCCGGAGCTAGTTGGAACCATCAAAGAACAGGATAAAGGAGCTGCGGGCCTTCAAGGTTGGGTAAGATGGTCAGGCCTGAGCCTCCTATAA